One Sporomusaceae bacterium DNA window includes the following coding sequences:
- a CDS encoding PatB family C-S lyase has translation MNYDFDAIIERRGTGCEKWDELVEIFGTDEVLPFWVADMDFAAAPGILAAVRAKAAHPVYGYHAKEESFFQAAMDWERRRHGWTIGRDWIVNTPGVVSSLGAAVLALTDPGDKIVIQPPVYPPFFSCVTRNGRQVVENPLRERGGRWEMDLADLENKLGPDVKMFVLCSPHNPVGRVWTKEELLAIGEVCLRHDITIVADEIHCDLMFRGHRHIPFATLGPALAARTVTFFSPSKTFNIAGTYTSLAVVSDQERRAKYCALLAGLGISSGNLFGLAAAEAAFKTGEDWLDSLLPYLETNADLLAEFVGREMPGVKVTKPEGTYLAWLDFRGRFAAHGELKKFLVAEAKVGLNDGLSFGRQGECFARFNFACPRALMLEGLSRIAAALKKRG, from the coding sequence TTGAACTACGACTTTGACGCAATCATCGAGCGCCGCGGCACCGGCTGCGAAAAATGGGACGAGCTTGTCGAGATTTTCGGCACAGATGAGGTGTTGCCTTTCTGGGTGGCCGATATGGACTTCGCCGCCGCGCCCGGGATATTGGCCGCCGTACGGGCAAAGGCCGCACACCCCGTGTACGGCTACCACGCCAAGGAGGAGTCCTTCTTCCAGGCGGCGATGGACTGGGAGCGCCGCCGCCACGGCTGGACGATCGGGCGGGACTGGATCGTAAATACGCCGGGGGTGGTCTCTTCGCTCGGCGCCGCGGTACTGGCCCTCACCGACCCTGGCGATAAAATCGTTATCCAGCCGCCGGTATACCCGCCATTCTTTTCCTGCGTGACCCGCAACGGCCGCCAGGTGGTTGAGAACCCCCTGCGGGAGCGCGGCGGCCGTTGGGAGATGGACCTGGCCGACCTGGAAAACAAGCTCGGTCCCGACGTAAAGATGTTTGTCCTCTGCAGCCCCCATAATCCGGTAGGCCGGGTGTGGACTAAGGAGGAGTTGCTGGCCATCGGAGAGGTGTGCCTCCGTCACGACATTACCATCGTCGCCGACGAGATTCACTGCGACCTGATGTTCCGCGGACACCGCCACATTCCTTTCGCCACTCTGGGCCCGGCGCTCGCCGCCCGCACCGTGACCTTCTTCTCCCCCAGCAAAACCTTCAACATCGCCGGCACGTACACTTCGCTGGCCGTCGTATCCGACCAGGAACGGCGCGCAAAGTACTGCGCATTGCTTGCCGGCCTCGGCATCAGCTCCGGCAACCTCTTCGGCCTGGCGGCGGCCGAGGCGGCCTTCAAGACGGGTGAGGACTGGCTCGACAGCCTGCTGCCGTATCTGGAGACCAACGCGGACTTACTCGCGGAGTTCGTGGGCCGCGAGATGCCCGGCGTAAAAGTAACGAAGCCGGAAGGCACCTACTTGGCATGGCTCGACTTCCGTGGCCGCTTCGCCGCCCACGGTGAGCTGAAAAAGTTTTTGGTCGCGGAGGCCAAGGTGGGCCTGAACGACGGATTATCCTTCGGCCGGCAAGGCGAATGCTTTGCACGCTTCAACTTCGCCTGCCCGCGCGCGCTGATGCTGGAAGGGTTATCCCGCATCGCCGCCGCGCTGAAGAAGCGGGGGTAA
- a CDS encoding GNAT family N-acetyltransferase: protein MIAVAPLAEEDLPALAALFTELTDDPTDETLMAANFRRMAGGGEYILLGAKRDGVLVGFMMGIVCLDIVGCCQPFLVVENVIVARAARRQGVARRLWDELEAEARRRGCYYVFFVSIDWREDAHRFYASIGFTPDKYKGFKKYLDR, encoded by the coding sequence TTGATCGCTGTTGCGCCGCTTGCCGAAGAAGACCTGCCCGCGCTGGCCGCGCTGTTCACCGAACTGACCGACGACCCAACCGACGAAACGCTCATGGCGGCCAACTTCCGGCGCATGGCCGGCGGCGGGGAATACATCCTGCTCGGCGCCAAGCGGGACGGCGTGCTTGTCGGCTTCATGATGGGCATTGTCTGTCTCGATATTGTCGGCTGCTGCCAGCCTTTCCTGGTGGTGGAAAACGTCATTGTCGCCCGGGCGGCGAGGCGGCAGGGGGTGGCGCGGCGGCTGTGGGACGAACTGGAAGCCGAGGCCCGGCGGCGAGGTTGCTACTACGTCTTCTTCGTCTCGATCGACTGGCGCGAGGACGCCCACCGCTTTTACGCCAGCATAGGGTTTACGCCGGATAAGTATAAGGGCTTCAAAAAATATTTGGACAGATAA
- a CDS encoding DUF2238 domain-containing protein, producing MLVKGFFAAYLILWFYLAFEPLDRFDWVLDNLLVFLLGPPFLYSARRFRFSDRSYILIIVYLMLCAVGAHWSYSFVPAGDWLKESLGLGRNHYDRIVHFSFGLLLAYPLKEWLERVAKVAPPWPYFFSPLLLVAVSAIFECIEAIVVEMVNPELGVIFLGAQGDIWDAQKDIIVALYGGALAMLAARLTSVARRTPPKDLNF from the coding sequence ATGCTGGTCAAAGGCTTTTTCGCCGCCTACCTCATTCTGTGGTTCTATCTCGCCTTCGAGCCGCTCGATCGCTTCGACTGGGTGCTCGACAACCTGCTCGTCTTTCTCCTCGGGCCGCCCTTCCTCTATTCGGCCCGCCGCTTCCGGTTTTCCGACCGGTCGTACATTCTCATTATCGTCTACCTGATGCTCTGCGCGGTCGGCGCCCACTGGTCCTACAGCTTCGTGCCCGCCGGCGACTGGCTCAAAGAGAGCTTGGGCCTCGGCCGCAACCACTACGACCGCATTGTCCACTTTTCATTCGGCCTGCTGCTCGCCTACCCGCTCAAGGAGTGGCTGGAGCGGGTGGCCAAGGTGGCTCCTCCCTGGCCGTATTTCTTCTCTCCCCTTCTGCTCGTCGCCGTGAGCGCTATTTTCGAATGCATCGAAGCCATCGTGGTGGAGATGGTCAACCCCGAGCTTGGCGTGATTTTCCTCGGCGCCCAGGGCGATATCTGGGACGCCCAGAAGGACATAATCGTCGCCCTTTACGGCGGCGCCCTGGCGATGCTTGCGGCCCGGCTGACGTCCGTCGCCAGGCGTACACCGCCCAAAGATCTGAATTTCTGA
- the dapF gene encoding diaminopimelate epimerase has product MTADFYKYHALGNDYIVVDPNKSSLALTEENIRLICHRNFGVGSDGILYGPLLGDGKMRLRILNPDGSEAEKSGNGIRIFSRYLVETGYVQSKEFTLVTAGGTVAVAVLDEAASLIKVDMGAASFSSADLPAGGPPREILGEKLAIDAVDYAVNCVSMGNPHCVILLDDISRETAEKLGPLVENHPLFPRRTNVQFLKVVDRANIQIEIWERGAGYTLASGSSSCAAASVAHRLGLTGPAVKVRMPGGVIDIDIRPDGHVFMTGPVSGVMEGRFAADLRRRLGLGAAQP; this is encoded by the coding sequence ATGACGGCCGATTTCTACAAATACCACGCCCTCGGCAACGATTACATCGTCGTTGACCCCAACAAAAGCAGCCTGGCGCTGACGGAAGAGAATATCCGCCTCATCTGCCACCGCAATTTCGGCGTCGGCTCGGACGGCATCCTTTATGGGCCTCTGCTGGGAGACGGCAAGATGCGGCTTAGGATACTCAATCCCGACGGCAGCGAGGCGGAAAAAAGCGGCAACGGCATCCGCATATTCTCCCGCTACCTCGTGGAAACAGGCTATGTACAAAGCAAGGAGTTTACGCTCGTTACCGCCGGCGGCACGGTCGCCGTCGCGGTGCTCGACGAAGCGGCCAGCCTCATCAAGGTAGACATGGGCGCTGCCAGCTTTAGCAGCGCCGATCTGCCGGCAGGCGGCCCGCCGCGCGAGATTCTCGGCGAGAAGCTTGCTATCGACGCCGTCGACTACGCCGTCAATTGCGTTTCGATGGGAAACCCCCACTGCGTCATTCTTCTTGACGATATTTCCCGGGAAACGGCCGAAAAACTTGGACCCTTGGTCGAAAATCATCCGCTGTTCCCCAGGCGGACCAACGTCCAGTTTCTCAAGGTCGTCGACCGGGCCAACATCCAGATCGAGATCTGGGAACGGGGAGCCGGGTACACCCTCGCCTCTGGGAGCAGCAGTTGCGCCGCGGCCAGCGTCGCCCACCGGCTGGGGCTTACCGGGCCGGCGGTCAAGGTTCGCATGCCGGGCGGGGTCATCGACATCGACATCCGGCCGGACGGACACGTATTCATGACCGGCCCGGTCTCAGGCGTGATGGAGGGCCGGTTTGCCGCCGACCTTCGCCGCCGTCTCGGGCTGGGGGCGGCGCAGCCTTGA